Within Equus przewalskii isolate Varuska chromosome 9, EquPr2, whole genome shotgun sequence, the genomic segment TCTAATGAAGGAGCTCCTTTCATCTTACTGATCCCTTCCCTGAAACCATCATGGTGAGAAATGAAAAGCATGTATGAAAGTATAACATCAACAGGTTTCAAACTTAAGGTTGTAAGTCATCAATAATAATGTAGCCTTTCAAGAaacctcaaaaaactgaaaatattttataaactaaagGTAATCAGACCTTTCCACAGATGTCCTTGCTCCATGGACACaagagttttaaataattttaacttttaattgtcTGTGGAATTTAACATCTGAGGTTGGTTAATCTTCAAAAGTAACAGACTCAGTTGTCTCTAGCATGAATTTTCTTACGTGCAGTCCACTGAGAGAATTGGTTAAACAATTCATCACTTTCCTTATGTTGGTAATATTTCCGTCCGAATATTTCTGTCTGAATTCTTAGGTGTATCATGGGGTCATTGCTTAAAGGCCTTGATACCTTTGTACGGTTTCCATCTTATATGAATTCCTTCATGACCACAAAATCGTACATTTTTGATAAAGCTGATCATActcattacatttgtaaggtttctctcTAGTAAGAATTATGTTCCACAAAGCTTAAACTTTGGGTACACCTTACCATATGTTACATTTGTGTGGGTTCTCTCAAAGATGTATAGTCTGATATCAAGTGAGGTGAGAGCCCTGGGTACTGGCTTTCCCACATCCATTACTTTTATACGGTTTCTCTCCAGGATGGAGTCTCTGACGTTGAGTAAGGCTTGAACACTTGCATAAGTTTTGTCTCAATCATTATATTTGTAAGGTTTCCTTCTGctatgaattctctgatgatcCCCAAAGCTTAACCTCTGAATAAAAGCAGTGCCACATATATGAGgtttataatgtttctttttagtATGTATTTTCTCATGCCTTGTAAGATTTGCAAATTGAATAAAAGCTTTGCCACTCTCATTGcatttgtaaggtttctctccGGTATGGATTTTCTTATGTTGAGTAAGATTTGAACGCTCCGTAAAGGCCTtgccacattcattacatttgtaaggtCTCTCTCCAGTATGGATTTTCTTATGTTGAGTAAGATTTGAATGCTCTGTAAAGACCTTGCCACACTCATTACATTTGTACAATTTCTCTCCAGTATGCATTCTCTGATGACTTGCAAGGTTTGAATTTTGACTACAAACCTTGCCACATACGTCACATTTatatggtttctctcctgtatggaCCCTCTGATGTCTAGTAAGGTTTGAGCACTGATTAAAGGCTTTGCCACACTCACTGcatttgtaaggtttctctccagtatggattTTCTTGTGTTGAGTAAGATTTGAATGTGCTGTAAAGGCTTTGCCACActcattacatttgtaaggtttctctccagtatgagttctctCATGACACCAAAGGTGTGAATGTTTGATAAAAGCCTTATCACATTTATTACATTTGTAACATTTTTCtcctgtatgaattctctgatgttccATAAGGCTTGAGCTTTGGAAAAAAGCCTTACCACACACATTACATTTGTGTGGTTTCTCTCCAGGATGTATATTCTGATGTCTAGTGAGGTGTGAGCACTGCTTGAAAGCTTTGCCACACTCAATACATatgtaaggtttctctccagtatggattCTCCTATGCTGAGTAAGGCTTGAACGCTCAGCAAAGGCTTTGCTACATGCATCGCACTTGtaaggtttctcaccagtatgaattctctgatgttgaaTAAGTTTTGAAGACTGGTTAAAAGCTTTGCTACATTCACTGcatttgtaaggtttctctccagtatgcaTTCTCTGATGACTTGCAAGGTTTGAATTTTGACTACACACCTTGCCACATACCTTACATTTatatggtttctctcctgtatgcaCTCTCTGATGTCTATTAAAGTTTGAGCACTGATTGAAAGCTTTGCCACActcattacatttgtaaggtCTCTGTCCAGAATGAATTCTTTCATGATTTGTGAGGTTTGAGCTTTTACTAAAAGGCTTCCCACACTCACTACATTTGTAAGACTTTTCTCTAGTGTTTGTTCTTCCATATTGTGCAGGTaacacagaatattttaaaatcttcctatATTTATTACAAATGCTTCTGACACTAGGAGGAATTCTTTGAAATGGTGAAACTGAGGAACCATTGTTGATGGACTTCTCAACTTGACTGCATTCATAAATTTTCTCCTCAGTTTGAAAACTCTGCAGTTCAGCCAGGTGTGCCTGCCAACTCAATCCAGTTCTGTTTTCCAAACACTTCATATACTTGTTTCCAGCATCACTTatgttatttttcagttttaacatATTCCTTATAAACGTCTTGTCATGCATGAAATATTGgtatgtattatttcttatagaaATACTCTGCTTTTGAGGAAAGTTAATCAAGGATTTATTATGTTTTCGATCTACTCTATGAGTAAGATTTTTGTTATGAGTCAAAGGCGCTCCTTTGTAATTTCTTACATCATATCCCCATTCGTTCTTATGCTCACATATGTCTTCCACGATTTCCTCAAGGTCAAAATCCTTAATGCTatggctttcatttctttccaacaTCACTAGATGGTCTAATTCTCCTTTATTAACGTCCTCACTTGGTGATAATTCTTTTATAAGAAATCCAGCAGAATGGCTTCCTATTAAACAGaggtggaaaataaatattttatattggatTACATAATTATACAAAAAATAACACTTACAATGAACATAGTTATAAAGTTTCTGAAGCACAGTCTTCAAACACTATTGTgatatacagatttttaaaattatttaataattcatcCCATATTAATGTTTTGTCTGAACTTGATCCTAAATTTTCAAAGCacatattatatactatatttttggCCATATAACTGGATAATTAAATGATACTCTATAGATAGGGAATTGATCTACGTACTTGCTATTGTATAACTGCAGGAATGAAATTATAATTGAGATTTCAGACTGTCTTCCCTAATCCTTAGTCCTTATAATGTGTGTTTAATAATGTGTGTTGATAGGATGCAAGAAAAAAGACACTAAAAAAATTTGCATATCACAATTATGATTGTGATATAAAGACTTTTGATAGTATTATGTTAATAACATTTTAGTAACCCATGATAATTCTAGCAGGTACATTAATAAGCAACCACTGTTATACAAAATAATAGTCTCTGTAATTCTAAAGAATTCTTCCTAAAGAGCTAAGGAAAGAATTTACATTCCAGAAGGAGCACataataggaaaaatgaaaaatatgtaaagaatcaGTGATTTTTGGAATATTGGTTTCAGGAAAACACATATTATTAGAAAGTTTAAGAATCAGGGTAGATTGTCTGAAATCTCAATTATGATTTCATGCCTGCAGTTAGATAACAGCCAGTATGCAGATCAACTCTGTAACTATGGAACATCACTTAATTATCCAGTTATAAGGTCAAATACATGTATAGTAAATAGTATGTGCTTTCAAAACTTATTATCTAAGgtcagagaaaatattaatatggaaaaaattaCAACAAGAAAACATACAAGACATAATGCAGGTAAAGGTCAATGTCAtaataaataagacagaaaacTGACATATCTTATTAATGAAAGGTAACTTTTCAGTCCTTACTACATGCCATACAATATTTTAAGCCCCCTAATAGCATTAACTTATTTAAGTACTCTTGAGGTAAATCATtataatttttcacataaaaaagtGGCCCATGAGGTTTATATATCTATCCCTAGTTCACACAGAAAGCAAATTCAAGAGCCAGGATTTCAGCCTGGGTGTGCAGACTAAGATGGAACGTTCATAAGCTTTAAGCACCAGTGCCATCCAGGCATAGAGATTACAACAGGTCACAACAAACGCCAAGAGCTTAGGAAGAAACGTTTCAAGGGAGCTAAAGACCCGAGTTGCATCACTTACAGTATGACTGTGCCCCCTATTGCCTGATAACAGCATGAATCATGTACTATACATGTTGACACAGACAGTGACTAGAGTGTGCTGCTGTCCTGAACAAGCTGTACTGTGTAGGAGTGGGGGTCTTTCCTTCTCAGTGTACGCAGTGTGgggaggagccagccccgtggatACTGGGGTGCCTAGGTGCTCAAAATTAGTATCACAGAGGTACCACTATAGTTCTTTCAGATCAATGAAAAATGTGGGGAAAGGCCAGGACTGGGAATTAGAACAGCAAGAGTGAAGGGAAGGGAGTCATGAGCAATATGAGAGCAGTGCCTGTGTGTGCAAATCTAGGGGAATATGACTGTGCTATGGCAGTGAAAATCCTCACCTTGCAAAAAAGACAGGAAGTCATTTAGCAAGAGGCATAATACTGACTCCTTCTGTAGGAACTGTCCTATGGGCATGAGGCAAACAAGGAAGAGATTAAAAAGGGAGACAGTGTGGTGTTATAGGAAGAATGTAGGTTTACCTCTATTCCAGTATTTGCTCTAAAAATGATCAAACTAAATATCCCATGAAATAAGTTTCTAGGCATATACTTAAGAGAGTCATATATGTTTCAGAAGACATGTACAAGATTGTTCTCAGTAAGATCCAAAAGCAAAAAGCTGGAAATGGCCATcaagaggagaatggatgaattcacTCTGTACAAACATAGCATGGAAGCAATAAAACCCTCTCAAGGGTCCAGCAAAAGAGTGTGACAGTGGGTTCTGATGATCTCTGACTGGGGGGCACAGAGGTTGTATGGTGGAAACAAAGTTAGCAGAAGGCTTTCCCCAAGGTATGAACTCTTTGGGGATGCGATTATATTTGGTAAAACATAACTTATGAACTGTATTGTATACTTTTCAAAttagaaatttatcaattttaacaCAGCAAATTTGTTAGTCCAGTGTCCTTGtttgttatataaaaataagaatcttggggccggcccagtggcacagcggttaagtttgcatgttccgcttctcagcagcacAGGGtacgccggtttggatcccaggtgcagacatggcatggcttggcatccatgctgtggtaggcgtcccacatataaagtagaggaagatgggcacagatgttagctcagggccagtcctcctcagcaaaaagaggacgattggcagtagttagctcagggctaatcttcctcaaaaaaaaaaaaaaattaagagtctcttttgctataattttttaattatttgaaatcaTATCCTTGGATCTTTTGACATTACAATCCAagacatataaaatatatcagCTGAAACGCCGCTTACTATGTGCATTAGTAGATTTATAGCTATCATTAAGCATCTATAGAAATTAATATTGGTTAAAAGTGAATGATTTCTGATTTCACAAACATCATCAGAAAATAATAGCCTTAAGGGACATTACTAAATGACCTAGAGCACAGAATGCTTGGTATGAAGGGCAGTGTAAGTAGCAGCATTTAAGTGTAGAAACAAGTTTTTGGCAGTGCTGTCATAATCCATGGCAGAGGTCTATGTGCAGAGATGTGGTCAGGAACATAAGCAGCCAACAGTAGGTCAACTATCAGGACAGCAATGGGATGTGTGTCAATAAGGACCAGGTGACTTTTTATGGAATTCGTTGAAAAGGAGGACAGGGAACAAAACAGGGTTGATGGGTTAACTGAAATATATAATTCGAAGAACTTAAGAAATTGCCCAGAAACACAAGTGTCAGAAACAGTACTAATAAGGAATCCAGAGAGTGGAAAAAATTGCCTAAGATTTGtattaaatgaaatgagatattTAAGTATTAGGTTAGTAGACAAAGATAATGCAGGATGAGTCTTGACACGGAGAATAATTATTAGAATAAACTATTtgtagcaaaaacaaaaaattcagtgaatttaagataaaattcaaaagttGTTTTTAGAAAAGTACTAAATATATGGAAGAAGCAAAGTGTCATATAAAAAAAAACCATGGGAAATCAATTGAGTGGTATTTCTGTGACTAAGATGgtaatgtaataaaaaaaaaagtctgttttcaAGATATCAAAaattctcagtttaaaaaaaggaatagatttAAGTTAAAAGTGTAAAACCGAGATGCAACTATACATCTAACAGAgaggccaaaatccagaacactgacaacaccaaacactggcaaggatgtggagaaagaactctcattcattgctggcgggaatgcaaaatggtagagccacATTGGAAGGCAGTTAGCAGTTTCttccaaaattaaacatactcttagaaCACAATCTagtaatcatgctccttggtatttattcgAATGAGATGGAaccttatgtccacacaaaaaggtgcacatgaatgtttacagcaactttaACCATAAGTGCCAAACCGTGGAAGCAAttaagatgtccttcaggaggtgaatggataaataaactatggtacatgcAGATAATGGAAATATTActcaagactaaaaagaaatgagctatcaagccatgaaaagaaatggaggaaacttaaatgcacgttactaggtgaaagaagataatctgaaaaggctatatactatTTGAGTCCAagtatatgacattttggaaaaggcaaaaatatggagACAATAAAGAGACCCATGGTTGCAGGGGTtaggaggcagggagagatgaagaggtggaacagaggatttttaggtgAGTGAAATTTCTCTGTAAGATGATATTATGGTAGACGTGTCATTAAACATTGGGCCAGCCAATGTACAGCATCAACAGTGAACTCTAAGGTAAagatggactttggatgataatgatgtgtcagtgcaggTTCATGAATGGTAACAAATGTAATCACACTGGTgtaggatgttgataatgggcaAGGTCTGCATGTGTCAGCGTAGGAAATAcacgggaaatctctgtaccttccacttaATTTTTGTGTGACATTGAAAATGCTTGAGAAAATAGTCTACTAAAAAACAAGTGTATGTAAACAGTAGATATGAAGTAATATGAAACAGAAGTAAAAGTAACAAGTAagactatcttttcaaaaaattctggAGGTTACACAGGATTTCGGGAAATACAGAGTCATAAACACTCGAGGAAGAAATTCtgtaaaacatataaaacaatattCATTCCATGACCCCACAGCCACaaattgtaaatataaaacaaagaacatATGGATATCATCAAAAATACGAAaccaataattaaataaataatgttctTTATAACAGTGAAATTAGCAAGATGAAAGTGGCTTGAACAAAACAAATTACAGTAGACTTAAAAAATGTAggcattaggggccagccccatggccaagtggttgagtttgtgcactctgcttcagcggcccagggtgtcaccagttcgaatcctgggcgtggacatggcaccgctcatcaagccatgctgaggtggcatcccgcatgccacaactggaaggacccacaactatgaaagatacacaactgtgtcctggggggctttgaggagaaaaaggaagaataaaatcttaaaaaaaaaatgtaggcattggggccagccccatgacccagttcatacgctctgcttcagtggcccaggattaaccagttcggatcctgggcacagacctacacactgctcatcaagccatgctgtggctgtatCCCACATAGGAGGACTAGAATGAtgtacaactagcatatacaactatgtgctagggctttggggagaaggaaaaaaaagcaagaggaagactggcaacagatattagctcagtgccaattttcctcacacacacacacacacaaaaagaaatgtagCCATTAGTCCACGCTATAAACTCCCTGAAATGGTGTGTCAAAAACGTATTTGTTGAAGGTGAATAAACAAGAGCACAACAGGGGATAAACAATGTGGCGTAAAGAGTAGTTCAGTCAATGTCTCAGAAATTAGATTGTGTACTTGGACAGTGTTCTCCTTAGGTTAAGTTCCTACACCTTTTATTGCCGATTCACAGCAGATAACCATATTATCTGATCAACACTGTCACACTGCCTTACAGAGGCACTGTTAAATTCCAGAAAAACCAGAACAATTGGAGGCACTTATCATTAGGCTCTCCTGATACTTTCCATGTCAGTATCCTGGGAGATGCTGACCACTCTTCCCAAAGGGTTCAAGACGCACTTCTCTACGTAGCAGGATAATACTGTAACATATTAATCAGTGTTCTCCAAGAATTTTCTGTTACCCAGTAAAAACTCTCCATAGGAGAATCCACAAGTTGTTTATCACCTAAAGGTGGGTTATCATAGCAGAAAAAGAGGATGAAACGTCACACCCTTAGAATGGTGTACTTCAAAAGCAAGTTTCAGAGGCAAAATCTTAGGAGAATGAGAAATCAAGGAGACCAAGGTCTTTCTATGTTCCCTGACagggagagcaggaagagagagaaaaatacaagatATGGGAGTAAAATAAGAGCGTCAGATTTTGGGGGTTTCTTGAGAAGAGGCTGTGGGTTATGCCTACAGGCTATGGGGTGAGCATATACTCCTACACAGCAATGGGGACCCAGGAGAAGATCTCAATTTCTAGTCTTTATATTACTTTCCAGTAACAAACTCAACCAATCTCAGATCTTAAAATCCCTTTAACAATCTCaaatcccattcctcttcccacACATGTGGAtaaaagagaatggaagagaTGGCTGAGGGGCCTGAATAGGCAGACAGGGCTTGACACAGGCCCAGGGAGTTTCATGGAAACCCAGATACAATGGAAGAGCAGCTATTTTGCTTGTCTATCTCCCGAGAAGTCCTCCCAAGGACACGAAATGTGAATGGAAACTGAAGAGGTCCTGGGGTCATGACTACAGAGGCCTCAGCTCTGATCTATACGGACTGAGAACCCAGAGAGATCAGGGGGAAGAGGGCTCCTTAGAGACAGCCATCTCGGTCCCTCTCAAACCAAGGGATCAATGTGGTCAGAGGGCCCAGATATCTGAGTGGCGTATGTCATGATAAATCCTTTGCCTGCCTCTGCATGAGATGGAGCATCATGGTAGAATGTCATTTTAAACTTTTACATGTTTGAATAACAGAgtggtaagtgtgtgtgtgtggctggcaGGGGAGAGATTTCGTTTGAGAGTTTACAAGAAATAAACTGTAATTTTCTCACAGATCCTTCCCAATTGAGAGTTTCCCAAACAATATTTAACAGAGCAGCTTACTCTGTGCCCATCTGAGCTCTTACTTGTGCTCACATCTCTGTACATTCCCATATGTctgcattttttcctatttcacttCACTCTCCTCAGTCCAGGGCTGTTTCCCTTGCTCCGAAATGGAGACAATATTCTGCTCAAGAGAGATTTCAACTTACAAGCAAAAACAGAACAGGATGTGCTATGCTTTTCCAGAACACATTCCCAGCTCTTTTTCAGCTGAGAGGACGTTACAGATGGGTCtagaaaagtatttcaaaaatcaGTCAGCTGACTGCCTCCTTCTGAATGCTATGGGGTTATTTTAAGTATACAGGTATCCAGCTCTCTCCCAAGAACTACTGAATCAAAAGCACAAAGGTAAAACCACagaatcagatatttttaaaaatttgctataAGATTTTCTGACTACTACTGTTTTACACCAGCACTAATCAAGCACGAAATGGGCAGAAGTTCTGAAGAAAGGGCTAGTTAGGAGTCCATACGCCACATTATGAAGCCTTTCCTTTCTGAGTCAAAACAGTTTCAATCACTCTCTTAAGAACAGGGATCTGAAACTCAGACAAGCAAGTCAGGGGCTCCGAGGAGACTCACAAGGGAAAACGCAAGGATGTACAACAGTAGTTACCAATTTCGGGAGGGAAGCTCTCCTCACCCAGGGAGAGCAGGTTCCTGcagttctccagcatcacgtcCCTGTACAAGGCCCTCTGAGCGGGGTCCAGGCATTCCCACTCCTCCTGCGAGAACTCTATGGCCACATCCTTGAATGCCAACTGTCCCTGAAAGGAAGGCACGTTTCACCACGTGGACAGGGAGAGGGCTCTTATTGTGACACAAAATGAGAGAAGCAGACATGTACAAGGACTGACTTGGCTGCAGTGAGTGCTCTCATGGATCCATGTAAGAGAATTTTGagcatgtttattatttttaactgaggtgaaattcacataacataaagtcAGCCATTTTAaggtacaattcagtggcatttagtacattcacaatgttgtacgaACATCACCTGTATCTAGCTCAAAAACATCTTTATCATCGCAAAGGAAATCCAttacccattaagcagttgctTCCCATTCCTCTCTCGCCAGTCTCTGGTAATCACTAacatgctttctgtctctatggatttacctattctggatattttcatatcaatggaatggTACGAAATGtctgaccttttgtgtctggctactttcacttagaataatgttttggAGTCGTCCATGGTGTAGTATGTATCGGTATTACATTCTTTTTTAGGGCAAAATAATACTGCATTTCATGATCATACCACATTATATTTATTCACGCATCCATTGACggacatctgggttatttccacctttcgGCTAATGTTAACAGTGCTATGAACTTTAATGTACAAGTATgtgtttgaatacctgttttcaattattttgggtattacaggggagtggaattactgggtcacatgctttaattttttaaggatctGCACATTGTATGCCACAGTAGTGACACCATTTTCCAGCAGTGAATcaggattctaatttctccacatctttaccaatacttgctattttctgttttagtaTATTCATCCTAGTGAGTGTaaatgatacctcattgtggtttcgattttgcattttcctgatgacttaTTTCagtgaatatcttttcatgtgcttgttggtcattgtatatcttctttggagaaatgtctattaaagttctttgaccattttttaattgggttctttgaATTTTGGTTGTTGActtgtaggagttcttcatatattctggatactagacacTGACCAGATATgtgattttcaagtattttctcccacatGGTAGATTATGTTCTCATTTAGGTGACACTGTCCTTGAATGcaccaacatttcttttttttatttttacttttttgaggaagattagccctgagctaacaactgtgcccatcttcctctactttacatgtgagacaactgccacagcatggcttgatgagcactgctaggtccatacccaggatgtgaaccggctaaccctaggctgccaaagcagtgtgtgtgaacttaaccactgcgccaccaggccagcccctgcaccaacatttttttattttgatggagactattttatctgttttgtctttctctctttgcttttggtgtcatatctaaaaatccagcaccaaacccaaggtcactaagatttacccctatgtttccatctaagagttttacagttttagctcttatatttagtcTTTGATTCCTTTTGAATTGATTTACTTACATGGTGAAAGGCAGAGGTTCAACTTCATTCTCTTTCATGTGGATATGCAgttctcccagcaccatttaaGAGACTATTCTTTTTCCACTGAGTATTTTTGGCACCTTTGTAAAAAAGGAATTGActatagatgtatgggtttactTGTGGAATCTCAGTTCTATCACTCTGAtgtatatttttatcctcatgcTAGAACCACAATTTGATTTCTCTAGGTTTATAGTAAGATATGATGTCAAGAACTGTAAATCCTCCAGCTGTGtcctttttcatgtttattctgATCTTTTGGGGTCCTTATCAATTTAATATGAATTTCAGGAGCAGGTTTCCCATTTGTGCAAAAAAGGGTGTTGAGATTTTGCTGGGGATTACATTGAACTTTTATATCACTTAGGGgagtactgccatcttaacaataccacatcttccaattcatgaatgtTGGACATCCTGACATTTAttaaagttttcttaaattttgttcAGCAATACCTCCTGATTTACAGTGTATAAATCTTCCATTGCTTTGGTTACATGTATTCCTATTCTTtgtgatgctattgtaaatggaactgtttaCTTAGTTTCAATTTGTAGATTGCCActgtacagaaatacaactgaatttTGAGTGTCGATATTGTATTCTACAACTTCAGTGAACTTGCTTATTATCCCTAAAGTTTTTTTTGAAGATTCTTTATGTACTTCTAAATATGAGATTATCTAtactgtgaatagagatagtttgaTTTATTTTCCGATTCtgactctttttatttctagttcttgtctattttctctggctagaacttccagtacaatttTCAAATGTAGTGGCAAAAGTGGACACTCTTGCCTTATTCATATCAGGGGAAAGATTGCTGTCTGTCACCaatgagaatgatgttagctgtgggattttAATAAATATCCTTTTTCACAGTGAGACCGTTCTCTTTCATTCCGTTTTGAATGCTCTCTGTTTATTCTGGGATGGATGTTCTGTATACGTCTGTTAGGTCTAGTGGATTTACAGTGTTGCTCAgtcctttatttccttattgatcttctgtctggttatTCTATCTATTATTGAAAGGGGACTACTGAGGTCTCTAAATATTACAGCAGAACTGTCTACCTATCTtcaatttttgcttcaaaaaATGCGGGGCTTTCTCATTATATGTATATGGTTCATAGTTTTATCTTCTGATGGGTTGACCCTTTTATTGATATACAACCTTCTTCAACATTTCTGTTAACAATTTTATGACAAGTCTATGCAGTCTTATATTTGTGTAGCTACCCAGCTAGGTCAGCTTGCTatctgcatggaatatctttttctatccttttactttcgaTCTATTTCTATATCTAAAATGAGCCTTTCGTAGACAGATACAACGgaatcatgtttttttaaaaattaattcttccaatctttgCCTTTGAATGAAGAGTTTATTTGCATTGAAAGTAATGACTGATAAAGGAGGAATTACCACCGCCACTTAGCTATTGTTTTCTATGTCTAatgtcttctttgttttctaattcctCCCTAACTtccttctttgtgtgtgtatgtcaggGTGTGCCTACCACTTTGATTCCCTTCATATTTACTATTCTGTacagtttttagttattttcttggtAGCTACCTGGGGGATTGC encodes:
- the LOC103547873 gene encoding zinc finger protein 677-like isoform X4 yields the protein MLERNESHSIKDFDLEEIVEDICEHKNEWGYDVRNYKGAPLTHNKNLTHRVDRKHNKSLINFPQKQSISIRNNTYQYFMHDKTFIRNMLKLKNNISDAGNKYMKCLENRTGLSWQAHLAELQSFQTEEKIYECSQVEKSINNGSSVSPFQRIPPSVRSICNKYRKILKYSVLPAQYGRTNTREKSYKCSECGKPFSKSSNLTNHERIHSGQRPYKCNECGKAFNQCSNFNRHQRVHTGEKPYKCKVCGKVCSQNSNLASHQRMHTGEKPYKCSECSKAFNQSSKLIQHQRIHTGEKPYKCDACSKAFAERSSLTQHRRIHTGEKPYICIECGKAFKQCSHLTRHQNIHPGEKPHKCNVCGKAFFQSSSLMEHQRIHTGEKCYKCNKCDKAFIKHSHLWCHERTHTGEKPYKCNECGKAFTAHSNLTQHKKIHTGEKPYKCSECGKAFNQCSNLTRHQRVHTGEKPYKCDVCGKVCSQNSNLASHQRMHTGEKLYKCNECGKVFTEHSNLTQHKKIHTGERPYKCNECGKAFTERSNLTQHKKIHTGEKPYKCNESGKAFIQFANLTRHEKIHTKKKHYKPHICGTAFIQRLSFGDHQRIHSRRKPYKYND